The Helianthus annuus cultivar XRQ/B chromosome 16, HanXRQr2.0-SUNRISE, whole genome shotgun sequence genome includes a window with the following:
- the LOC110919326 gene encoding cell surface glycoprotein 1-like: MSSSKSGLSDTVDPMAIVLDDEIVPDPEIFTSDTESDDDDDFQPFALPEFGDIVPHADGLPDEDIFLVPIPDQDHLILGHPDDEHVMVPILAPFPLAAFPFEDFPFDAMSDDDVDLFIEGLPDDAQDDGVPVDDVIAVPLVEIPIIEISSDHSGPDSFESVSSTTLHALGLQRYPTDSDSDMAMSAAPIPPQDFEFDDEFDLDIDPEHEIGFVPDDQPFDAPVDLEPIPADPELAPADPESMFTPEPIPAHDPLPENDPVPVGIPVVAPLVPDPIPAAADHAPFADQIDPHYAFTRNGWIEDDDDMPPFVEPVTPPHAPTHAPVDVAPFHPHVSDIHRTDLPIIFLQDIPPPRPGEGPSSQQPGHVPPVSAAFPFMPQFSPAAHFSSAPSGEPLIWFPPNTMPVSDPYHPSYFIGYTRDELLLSLQLQQEILCRRVMELERIPRPPPCTCQSPFATPPAPLLPYPDFDVRFLTMEQQISYLLRRVHALEKELVHVRSLLFVHPPPPPPPSA, encoded by the coding sequence ATGTCCTCATCTAAGAGTGGACTGTCAGATACAGTTGACCCCATGGCCATAGTTTTAGACGATGAGATTGTCCCAGACCCTGAGATTTTTACCTCTGATACTGAGAGTGACGATGACGATGATTTCCAGCCTTTTGCTTTACCTGAATTTGGCGACATTGTACCGCATGCTGATGGTTTACCCGATGAGGATATCTTTCTTGTTCCTATTCCTGACCAGGACCATCTCATCCTCGGACATCCCGACGATGAGCATGTCATGGTTCCGATCCTCGCCCCTTTTCCTCTTGCAGCTTTTCCTTTTGAGGATTTTCCTTTTGATGCCATGTCTGATGATGATGTCGATCTTTTTATTGAGGGTCTCCCTGACGATGCCCAGGATGATGGAGTTCCAGTCGATGATGTCATTGCTGTTCCACTTGTTGAGATTCCTATCATTGAGATTTCATCTGATCATTCTGGTCCTGATTCTTTTGAGTCTGTATCATCCACTACTTTGCATGCACTGGGACTGCAGCGTTACCCCACTGATTCCGATTCTGACATGGCTATGTCTGCCGCACCGATTCCTCCACAGGACTTCGAGTTTGATGATGAATTTGATCTTGACATTGATCCTGAGCATGAGATTGGCTTTGTTCCCGACGATCAGCCTTTTGATGCACCCGTTGATCTCGAGCCGATACCTGCTGATCCTGAGCTGGCACCAGCCGACCCTGAGTCTATGTTTACACCCGAGCCTATACCTGCTCATGATCCTCTGCCTGAAAATGACCCTGTACCTGTTGGCATACCTGTTGTTGCACCACTTGTACCCGATCCGATCCCTGCAGCCGCTGACCATGCTCCTTTTGCTGATCAGATAGATCCCCATTACGCATTCACCCGTAATGGGTGGATAGAGGACGATGACGATATGCCTCCATTTGTTGAGCCTGTTACTCCCCCACATGCACCTACACATGCACCTGTTGACGTTGCCCCGTTTCACCCACATGTGTCTGATATACACCGCACTGACTTGCCGATCATATTCTTACAGGATATCCCTccaccccgtccaggggaaggtcCGTCCAGCCAGCAGCCTGGCCATGTTCCACCTGTGTCAGCAGCTTTTCCCTTCATGCCTCAGTTTTCACCTGCTGCTCATTTTTCTTCTGCACCATCAGGCGAGCCACTCATATGGTTTCCGCCCAACACTATGCCAGTTTCTGATCCATACCATCCCTCCTATTTTATTGGCTACACGAGGGATGAGCTACTCCTGTCCTTGCAGCTTCAGCAGGAGATTTTGTGTCGTAGAGTCATGGAGTTAGAGAGGATTCCACGTCCTCCACCTTGTACATGTCAGTCACCTTTCGCGACTCCACCTGCTCCTCTTCTGCCATACCCAGATTTTGACGTCCGATTTCTGACCATGGAGCAGCAGATTAGTTATCTGTTGCGTCGTGTTCATGCTCTTGAGAAGGAGTTAGTGCATGTGCGAAGTTTGCTTTTCGTtcatccacctcctcctcctccaccatcagcaTAG
- the LOC110916562 gene encoding CASP-like protein 4B1, which yields MSSPPPPEKMPQPTPPPVDSDHSQTQTPLPPPPGYGVTGVLRRWRHEDMLKRVSLGLRALGFLFSLLAFIIMASNKHGPGRNFDEYEEYRYALAIAILSTLYTGLQSWRQIHEMSTGKLIVSGRNMAMIDFFGDQIIAYLLISAASSAVPMTNRMREGADNIFTDSSAACISMEFLAFFILGLSAMLSGYNLVKQTSI from the exons ATGTCATCGCCACCACCGCCGGAGAAGATGCCACAACCTACACCACCACCAGTGGATTCCGATCATTCGCAAACGCAAACGCCGCTACCTCCGCCACCAGGGTACGGCGTCACCGGCGTCCTCCGACGATGGCGACACGAAGACATGTTGAAACGAGTATCGCTAGGGTTGAGAGCGTTAGGGTTTCTGTTTTCATTGCTTGCGTTCATAATCATGGCGAGTAATAAGCACGGCCCCGGAAGAAATTTCGATGAATATGAAGAATACAG GTACGCATTGGCGATAGCGATTTTGTCGACGTTATATACTGGATTGCAATCGTGGCGGCAGATTCATGAGATGTCAACCGGAAAATTGATAGTTTCTGGCCGGAATATGGCGATGATTGATTTCTTTGGTGATcag ATTATAGCATACCTATTAATATCAGCCGCGTCATCGGCGGTGCCAATGACTAACAGAATGAGAGAAGGAGCTGACAACATCTTTACTGACTCGTCAGCCGCATGTATTAGCATGGAATTTCTTGCGTTTTTTATTCTTGGGTTATCCGCCATGCTCTCTGGGTACAACCTAGTCAAACAGACCTCTATTTAA
- the LOC110915516 gene encoding probable WRKY transcription factor 26, whose translation MASSGGSLNTSSTTSQYPSFSFSTSFSDLIASNNNNNNQDSSWGFFAAAGGVESPKLPATPFSPSSFLSTPTGLNQNQFLDSPFFPFNSNIVPSPTTGSFSGLDFKDEERKYSGFSFQPQPRPVSANKMEEQVKSQPQEWSLTKQTDFMSEMNKPKSETTQSAAQTQYVSDQSQAARDGTRLEDGYNWRKYGQKQVKGSENPRSYYKCTYPNCPTKKKVERNLEGHITEIVYKGSHTHSKPQNAKKSSSNNYIEAPAENNHFDSSASFGDDDFEQASSISKSGDDHENEPEAKRWKGEAESEAISGPGSRTVREPRIVVQTTSDIDILDDGYRWRKYGQKVVKGNPNPRSYYKCTYVGCPVRKHVERASHDLRAVITTYEGKHNHDVPAPRGSGSYNISRAPTTNNGSTNNNYGSMAIRPSTNYSTNIQNATGLTNNGGQQPYTLQMLQNSGNYGLMEGSYVSQNRGKDISLSSAKEEPEDDLFFNSF comes from the exons ATGGCTTCATCAGGTGGCAGTTTAAACACTTCCAGTACAACTTCTCAGTATCCATCCTTTTCTTTCTCTACATCTTTCAGTGATCTAATTGCttctaacaacaacaacaacaatcaagatTCTAGCTGGGGTTTctttgctgctgctggtggtgttGAAAGTCCAAAACTACCTGCAACTCCATTTTcaccttcttcttttctttctacACCAACTGGTTTGAACCAAAATCAGTTCTTGGACTCTCCTTTCTTTCCTTTCAATTCAaat ATTGTTCCATCTCCTACAACTGGAAGCTTTTCTGGTTTGGATTTTAAGGATGAAGAAAGAAAGTATTCTGGTTTTTCTTTTCAACCACAACCAAGGCCTGTTTCTGCAAATAAGATG GAAGAACAAGTGAAAAGTCAACCACAAGAATGGAGTTTAACCAAACAAACTGATTTCATGTCAGAAATGAACAAACCCAAATCAGAAACAACACAATCTGCTGCTCAAACCCAATATGTTTCTGATCAATCTCAAGCCGCTAGAGATGGAACAAGATTAGAAGATGGTTACAACTGGAGAAAGTATGGTCAAAAACAAGTCAAAGGAAGCGAAAATCCTCGAAGTTATTACAAATGTACATACCCGAATTGTCCAACAAAGAAGAAAGTCGAAAGAAACTTAGAGGGACATATCACCGAGATCGTTTACAAAGGAAGTCATACTCATTCTAAGCCTCAAAATGCGAAGAAATCATCTTCAAACAATTACATTGAAGCCCCAGCTGAAAACAATCATTTTGACTCTTCGGCATCATTTGGGGATGATGACTTTGAACAAGCCTCGTCCATTAGTAAATCGGGAGATGATCATGAAAACGAGCCCGAAGCTAAGAGATG GAAGGGTGAGGCCGAGAGCGAAGCTATTTCGGGGCCTGGGAGTCGAACGGTTCGAGAACCGAGAATCGTGGTTCAAACCACGAGTGATATTGATATTCTTGATGATGGATATAGATGGAGGAAATATGGGCAAAAAGTAGTTAAAGGCAATCCTAATCCAAG GAGTTACTACAAGTGCACATACGTAGGCTGTCCCGTGAGGAAACACGTTGAACGCGCATCACATGATTTGCGAGCAGTGATCACAACTTATGAAGGGAAGCATAACCATGACGTGCCTGCGCCGCGTGGTAGCGGGAGTTACAACATTAGTCGAGCACCAACCACCAATAACGGTAGCACCAACAACAATTATGGATCAATGGCTATTAGGCCGTCAACAAACTACTCAACTAACATTCAAAACGCCACAGGGTTGACCAACAATGGTGGTCAACAACCGTACACTCTACAAATGTTGCAGAACTCTGGAAACTATGGTCTCATGGAGGGTTCGTATGTGAGTCAAAACCGAGGAAAAGACATCTCACTGTCGAGTGCCAAGGAAGAACCCGAGGATgatttgtttttcaactctttttaG